A genomic segment from Cyanobium sp. NIES-981 encodes:
- the trpS gene encoding tryptophan--tRNA ligase — MARPRVLSGVQPTGALHLGNWLGAIRNWVDLQDSHDTFFCVVDLHAITVPHDPATLAESTLTTAALYLACGIDPAKSTVFVQSHVSAHSALCWLLNCVTPLNWLERMIQFKEKAVKQGDQVSAGLLDYPVLMAADILLYDADLVPVGEDQKQHLELARDIAQQRINARFGSPGADGEPRPVLKVPEPMILKEGARVMSLTDGRSKMSKSDPNEGSRITLLDPPELIRRKIKRARTDATLGLEFGNPERPEADNLLGLYALLSGKGRRVAADECAEMGWGRFKPLLTEVMVEALAPVQERYHTWRRDPGALEQVLAEGRQRAEAVAEATLERVHRCLGFLPPRPQT; from the coding sequence ATGGCACGGCCGAGGGTTCTCTCAGGGGTCCAGCCCACGGGCGCCCTTCACCTGGGCAACTGGCTCGGGGCCATCCGCAACTGGGTCGACCTCCAGGACAGCCACGACACCTTCTTCTGCGTGGTGGATCTGCACGCCATCACCGTGCCCCATGATCCGGCCACCCTGGCGGAGTCCACCCTCACCACGGCAGCGCTCTATCTGGCCTGCGGCATCGACCCGGCGAAATCGACCGTGTTTGTGCAGAGCCATGTGAGTGCCCACAGCGCCCTGTGCTGGCTGTTGAACTGCGTCACACCGCTCAACTGGCTCGAGCGGATGATCCAGTTCAAGGAAAAGGCCGTGAAACAGGGCGACCAGGTGTCCGCGGGCCTGCTGGATTACCCCGTGCTGATGGCCGCCGACATCCTGCTCTACGACGCCGATCTGGTGCCCGTGGGGGAAGACCAGAAGCAGCACCTCGAGCTGGCCCGCGACATTGCCCAGCAGAGGATCAACGCCCGTTTCGGCAGCCCTGGAGCCGACGGGGAACCTCGGCCGGTGCTGAAGGTGCCCGAGCCGATGATCCTCAAGGAGGGCGCCCGGGTGATGAGCCTCACCGACGGCCGCAGCAAAATGAGCAAGAGCGATCCCAACGAGGGCTCGCGCATCACGCTGCTGGATCCCCCCGAGCTGATCCGCAGGAAGATCAAGCGGGCCAGGACCGACGCCACGCTGGGGCTGGAGTTCGGCAACCCCGAGAGGCCGGAGGCCGACAACCTGCTCGGCCTCTATGCGCTGTTGAGTGGCAAGGGCCGCCGCGTTGCCGCCGACGAGTGTGCGGAGATGGGCTGGGGACGGTTCAAGCCCCTGCTCACCGAGGTGATGGTGGAGGCCCTTGCGCCCGTGCAGGAGCGATACCACACCTGGCGCCGTGATCCCGGCGCCCTGGAGCAGGTGCTGGCGGAAGGGCGCCAGCGGGCTGAAGCCGTGGCGGAAGCCACCCTGGAGCGCGTGCACCGCTGCCTGGGCTTCCTGCCGCCGCGCCCGCAGACCTGA